In Tursiops truncatus isolate mTurTru1 chromosome 19, mTurTru1.mat.Y, whole genome shotgun sequence, a genomic segment contains:
- the CEACAM18 gene encoding LOW QUALITY PROTEIN: cell adhesion molecule CEACAM18 (The sequence of the model RefSeq protein was modified relative to this genomic sequence to represent the inferred CDS: inserted 3 bases in 3 codons; deleted 1 base in 1 codon; substituted 1 base at 1 genomic stop codon), with product MSLWLQDIGVHSIDNCVVLGKHCRNSVASRSFGLLSGTSKTGSRAGSGGGWSQWCAHTRLQGPAAGAYVVAEGAKAERPLHQEDVYSSWTFPDIDAASGGSWSLWHGPMFNSRERMYMTGXLLIRGSQLSDTGSYTVWVEASNGTQRATGWPEIRELEIPGISVNISSVAENMDSVAAVCHTSATNVKWYVSYTQVSSYDHMTVSPDNKTLIIQRISSCNSPLQCGIEILPQIIERSEVIFPTLTYGPSSVLIRSKRRNFNGILPAEMGSQVEMECISYFRPEFKYQWIHFHCGFKYQWIHFLLNFSEXKITFLNLIWDQMGRYRYQEVQLQVPWHXDCFXQRFHYLRILAGISHHGDSSGQCPLLCIPHSYPDQTLLYQGKLGYMTTHLRHRRQDQMGKEGSNSPTSLSDTMGPSGMPLLNIARDRETEQPIHAQ from the exons ATGTCTCTTTGGCTCCAGGACATTGGGGTCCACAGTATTGACAACTGTGTGGTCCTTGGCAAGCACTGCAGGAATTCTGTGGCTTCAAGATCTTTTGGGCTCCTAAGTGGCACCTCCAAGACTGGTAGCAGGGCAGGCAGTGGTGGTGGATGGAGCCAGTGGTGTGCACATACTCGGCTGCAGGGGCCAGCTGCAGGTGCCTATGTAGTGGCAGAGGGGGCCAAAGCAG agagacccctccaccaggaggacGTATACAGCTCATGGACCTTTCCAGACATAGATGCAGCCTCTGGGGGGAGCTGGTCCTTGTGGCATGGGCCCATGTTCAACAGCCGGGAAAGAATGTACATGACAG GACTGCTGATCAGGGGGTCTCAATTAAGTGATACAGGGAGCTACACTGTGTGGGTAGAAGCCAGTAACGGGACCCAGAGAGCAACTGGCTGGCCTGAGATTCGAGAGTTGGAAATCCCAGGCATCTCAGTCAACATTAGCTCCGTG GCAGAAAACATGGATTCCGTGGCTGCTGTCTGCCATACCAGTGCCACCAACGTCAAGTGGTATGTGAGTTACACACAGGTGTCCAGCTATGACCACATGACAGTCTCCCCAGACAACAAGACACTCATCATCCAAAGGATCAGTAGCTGCAACTCACCACTTCAGTGTGGGATAGAAATCCTCCCACAGATTATTGAGAGAAGTGAAGTAATCTTTCCGACATTGACCTATGGTCCCTCCAGTGTGCTGATCAGGAGTAAGCGCCGTAACTTCAATGGCATCCTGCCTGCTGAGATGGGCTCCCAGGTGGAGATGGAGTGTATCTCCTATTTCAGACCAGAATTCAAGTACCAGTGGATCCACTTCCACTGTGGATTCAAGTACCAGTGGATCCACTTCCTCCTGAACTTCTCAG AAAAAATTACCTTCCTGAATCTGATCTGGGACCAGATGGGCAGATACAGATATCAGGAAGTCCAACTCCAGGTGCCCTGGC AGGACTGCTTTTAGCAAAGGTTTCACTATCTCAGGATCCTTGCTGGTATTTCTCATCATGGTGACAGCAGTGGGCAGTGTCCTCTTCTGTGCATTCCTCATTCATACCCTGATCAGACATTACTCTACCAGGGCAAATTGGGCTACATGACCACCCACCTCAGACATAGAAGACAAGACCAGATGGGCAAGGAGGGTTCCAACTCCCCCACTTCCTTATCCGACACCATGGGACCATCAGGTATGCCCCTTCTCAACATTGCCAGGGACAGAGAAACGGAACAACCTATACATGCCCAATAA